Proteins from a genomic interval of bacterium:
- a CDS encoding antitoxin produces the protein MKLDKEEREILKSYESGEWKSVKKLDSIKKKHMGYAKAMLKKDKRLNIRISSRDLEEVQRIAVGEGIPYQTLVSSVIHKYVTRH, from the coding sequence ATGAAATTGGATAAAGAGGAAAGAGAGATATTAAAATCATACGAAAGTGGAGAATGGAAATCAGTAAAAAAACTTGATTCCATAAAAAAGAAACACATGGGATATGCTAAAGCTATGTTAAAAAAAGATAAGCGTCTGAATATCAGAATATCATCACGTGATTTAGAAGAAGTTCAAAGAATTGCTGTAGGTGAAGGTATTCCATATCAAACATTAGTTTCAAGCGTAATTCATAAATATGTTACAAGACATTAA
- the dusB gene encoding tRNA dihydrouridine synthase DusB, with amino-acid sequence MNPKIYLAPMSGVTDLAFRLISRRLGASHCFFEMLDSKAILYGSQKNRGLIKTIKKDSPISAQLLGADPSAMLDAAEKLIELVDISFLDINSACPVKKVTKKGAGAALLKDKALLGKIIKKLVSKLRIPVTVKLRTGFDKRDISECVRIAEECEANGASIVFIHGRTVSQRYSGDIDYESIKAAKESLKIPVFGSGNIFNPFMAKKMLDETGCNGILVARGALGNPWIFKNIENYLKNGETPKNPSLPAKKKVLKAHLAYIEKYKDIGPANKIGLMGKITMWYFKGHHNSKGIRTRISKVTSYEELIGLIESV; translated from the coding sequence ATGAATCCCAAAATATATCTGGCTCCTATGTCGGGGGTAACAGACCTCGCCTTCCGCCTTATAAGCCGCAGATTAGGTGCCTCACACTGCTTCTTTGAAATGCTTGATTCAAAAGCTATACTTTATGGTAGTCAGAAGAATAGGGGACTCATAAAAACAATTAAGAAAGATTCCCCAATTTCCGCGCAGCTGCTTGGCGCAGACCCTTCCGCAATGCTTGATGCTGCCGAAAAGCTTATAGAGCTTGTTGATATATCTTTTTTGGATATAAACAGCGCCTGTCCCGTAAAAAAAGTAACAAAAAAGGGCGCTGGCGCAGCCTTGTTAAAAGATAAAGCGTTACTTGGCAAAATCATTAAAAAATTAGTTTCCAAACTGCGAATTCCCGTCACAGTTAAGTTAAGAACTGGTTTTGATAAAAGGGATATCAGTGAATGTGTTAGAATTGCTGAAGAATGCGAGGCAAACGGCGCTTCTATCGTCTTTATACATGGCAGGACGGTGTCACAGAGATACTCAGGTGATATTGACTATGAATCAATAAAGGCTGCTAAAGAATCTTTAAAGATTCCTGTATTTGGAAGCGGAAATATATTTAACCCCTTCATGGCTAAGAAGATGCTTGACGAAACAGGATGCAACGGAATCCTGGTTGCGCGTGGTGCGCTCGGCAATCCATGGATATTCAAAAATATTGAAAATTATTTAAAAAACGGCGAGACTCCTAAAAATCCAAGTCTGCCTGCAAAGAAAAAGGTTCTCAAAGCCCACCTTGCTTACATAGAAAAATACAAGGATATAGGCCCCGCTAATAAGATAGGTCTCATGGGCAAGATAACAATGTGGTATTTTAAAGGCCATCATAACAGCAAAGGAATCCGCACTCGCATAAGCAAAGTAACATCATATGAAGAATTGATTGGCCTGATAGAGAGTGTTTGA
- a CDS encoding Maf family protein translates to MLKYKIILASKSKRRSKILKECGIPHEVVVSNVHEEMDHEKGAKFNVLHNARGKAEKIAVGYKEGYIIGADTLVLLKKSLIGKPNTRKEAIALLKTFSGKTIFVYTGLCVIDAKRGRSESAIDVSKVHVKKLSPKKIDEFATVAGHNDKAGGFSIEGPGAFIFDNIEGSFYNVLGLSMMKLDELFKKLGVDLLGEVIGKK, encoded by the coding sequence ATGCTGAAATACAAGATAATATTAGCGTCAAAATCAAAGAGACGCTCAAAGATACTTAAAGAATGCGGGATACCTCACGAAGTTGTTGTAAGCAACGTTCATGAGGAGATGGACCATGAAAAGGGTGCGAAGTTCAACGTTCTGCATAATGCCCGGGGCAAGGCCGAAAAAATAGCAGTCGGATATAAGGAAGGTTATATTATCGGAGCTGATACTCTTGTTTTGTTAAAAAAGAGCCTTATAGGAAAACCAAACACAAGAAAAGAGGCAATAGCTCTTCTAAAGACATTCTCAGGAAAAACAATCTTTGTCTATACAGGTCTTTGCGTAATAGACGCTAAAAGAGGCAGATCAGAAAGCGCAATTGATGTATCAAAGGTTCATGTCAAAAAGCTCTCGCCAAAGAAAATAGATGAATTTGCAACTGTAGCCGGGCACAACGACAAGGCGGGCGGTTTTTCAATAGAAGGTCCTGGGGCATTTATATTTGATAATATAGAAGGCTCGTTTTATAATGTACTGGGTTTGTCTATGATGAAGCTTGATGAACTTTTTAAAAAATTAGGCGTAGATCTTTTAGGAGAAGTCATTGGCAAAAAATAA
- the rlmB gene encoding 23S rRNA (guanosine(2251)-2'-O)-methyltransferase RlmB, giving the protein MAKNKNSTMLYGRNSVFERLKTNPQTIKKIFLQDNFNVSHIEKLIEENSIPSERLSHQRLERIKHTKDLQGIVASVDEFKYVPFDDLMNSSKDRQLTFIFLDRINDPHNLGVIIRTAACFGRLAIIIPKFEACEVNETVQHVASGGENYVPISMVTNLSDAIIEAKAHGYWILGTVIADDSKDINKVDFPFPLGIVLGSEGKGIRHGVQKYLDIKVRIPMNGAKLSFNVNIACAILCHEISKQSGGVMH; this is encoded by the coding sequence TTGGCAAAAAATAAAAATTCCACAATGTTATACGGAAGAAACTCAGTTTTTGAGCGATTAAAGACAAATCCTCAAACCATAAAAAAAATCTTTCTGCAGGATAATTTCAATGTGTCTCATATAGAAAAATTAATAGAAGAGAATTCTATTCCCTCTGAACGCCTGTCTCATCAGAGGCTGGAGAGAATCAAACATACTAAAGATCTTCAAGGCATAGTTGCCAGTGTAGATGAATTCAAATATGTCCCTTTTGATGATTTGATGAATTCCTCTAAAGACAGGCAGTTAACATTTATATTTCTCGATAGGATAAACGATCCTCACAATTTAGGCGTTATTATCCGCACCGCCGCCTGTTTTGGCAGACTTGCCATTATTATTCCGAAGTTTGAAGCTTGCGAAGTGAATGAAACAGTCCAACACGTGGCTTCAGGAGGAGAGAATTATGTGCCAATATCAATGGTAACGAACCTTTCCGATGCCATAATTGAGGCAAAGGCTCACGGATACTGGATACTGGGAACTGTTATAGCTGATGATTCTAAGGATATAAATAAAGTTGACTTCCCTTTTCCTCTGGGCATTGTGTTAGGATCTGAAGGGAAAGGTATTCGCCATGGAGTACAAAAATATCTTGATATAAAGGTTCGGATTCCTATGAACGGCGCTAAACTTTCATTCAATGTCAATATAGCCTGTGCTATTCTTTGCCATGAGATATCAAAGCAAAGCGGCGGGGTGATGCATTAA
- the corA gene encoding magnesium/cobalt transporter CorA produces the protein MFKFIKRVSKTAGLVPGELVHVGERKIDKIEISVLDYDDKNFHEKEITNIEETFSFKDTPTVTWININGLHELDVIEKIGNNFEMHPLILEDIVNTSQRPKYEDFDKYIFVVLKMLMFDDAKKEIISEQVSLIFGSNFVISFQERKGDVFNPVRQRIRNDKGRIRKMGADYLAYSLLDAVVDNYFSILERLGEKIEDMEEELLTNPTPQTLKAIHNLKRDTIFLRKSVWPLREVTSGLERNESKLIKKGTHIFLRDVYDHTIQAIDTIETFRDMVSGIFDIYLSSVSNRMNEIMKVLTIFAAIFIPLTFIAGVYGMNFEFMPELKMKWGYFTLLGFMAVVGFGMLFYFRRKKWM, from the coding sequence ATGTTTAAGTTTATTAAAAGAGTTTCAAAAACTGCGGGGCTCGTACCCGGCGAGCTTGTTCATGTAGGAGAAAGGAAGATAGATAAAATAGAGATATCGGTGCTGGATTATGATGATAAGAATTTTCACGAAAAAGAAATTACCAATATTGAAGAAACTTTTTCATTTAAAGATACCCCAACAGTTACCTGGATTAATATTAACGGATTGCATGAACTGGATGTTATTGAGAAAATTGGCAATAATTTTGAAATGCACCCTTTAATTCTTGAGGATATTGTTAATACCAGTCAACGTCCTAAATATGAAGATTTTGATAAATATATCTTTGTAGTTTTAAAAATGCTTATGTTTGATGATGCGAAAAAAGAAATAATTTCAGAGCAGGTGAGCTTAATTTTTGGTTCTAATTTTGTAATATCTTTTCAAGAGAGAAAAGGCGATGTATTTAATCCTGTTCGCCAACGTATACGTAATGATAAGGGAAGGATCAGAAAAATGGGTGCGGATTATCTTGCCTACAGTCTTTTGGACGCCGTTGTTGATAATTATTTTTCTATTTTAGAAAGACTTGGCGAAAAAATTGAAGATATGGAAGAAGAGTTACTTACCAATCCCACACCGCAAACTCTGAAGGCTATTCATAATTTAAAACGAGATACGATATTCTTAAGAAAATCCGTATGGCCTTTACGTGAAGTTACCAGTGGTCTTGAACGGAATGAGTCTAAACTTATAAAAAAGGGTACGCATATATTTTTGCGTGATGTCTATGACCATACCATTCAAGCTATAGATACCATTGAAACATTCAGGGATATGGTTTCTGGTATATTTGATATTTATTTATCCAGTGTAAGCAACCGGATGAATGAAATAATGAAAGTTTTGACGATATTTGCAGCGATCTTTATCCCTTTAACATTTATAGCAGGTGTTTATGGGATGAATTTTGAATTCATGCCGGAATTGAAAATGAAATGGGGATATTTTACATTGTTGGGCTTTATGGCTGTTGTTGGCTTTGGAATGTTGTTTTATTTTAGAAGAAAAAAGTGGATGTAA